ATAAACAAGTTTATAAAACTTGAACGATTGCTCTTCAGTAGTAAAACCTTCCCCATCAAACCAAATTAATTTAAGTTTTGGTAATAATCCTAAAAGCTCTTTTATTTGTGGATAAGCTTTTGATTCATAATATTCTGCATGTGTATTAGGACTTGGATCCCATAAGTTTTTACCTGATGGGTGCGTAAAAACACCTAAAGAATCATTGATTTTCTTAACATTTGAGTAATTACCATCTGTACCATCATTCCAATCATTTCCATGTGAATAATACACCCCAAAATCTATACCTTCATTTAGACAAGCTTCATATAATTCCTTGACGGCATCTGCTTTATAAGGTGTTGCATCTACCATATCGTAATCTGAACTCTTTGAATCAAACAACGCGAAGCCATCATGATGCTTTGAAGTAATTACTACATATTTCATACCTGCATCTTTAGCAAGTTTTGCGATGTTTTGTGCAAAAGACTTATCTGGGTTAAACGTTTTAGCCAATGTTGCATATTCATCTCTTGGAATTCGAAATGCATACATAAGCCATTCTGCAACTTTAGGACCTGGATAAGGCGCTGCATTAATTCTAGTTCCTTTCCAAACACCTCCCGCTTGAGAATATAAACCCCAATGTATAAACATCCCAAACTTTGCTTCTTTAAACCAATCTAAAGCTTCTTGTTTCTCTGGTGTTTGATGCATTTTCAACCATTTATTATGGTGCTTACCTGTTCCTATCGGGTTTCGGAAATTGGGAACAATTCTAATTTGTTCAAAATCAGCGGGGGTCTCAATGGTCAGTATATATTTACCTTTTTTACTGAATTTTATAGTTTTCTTAAACTCAGAAACTAATTCATTTTTGTAAGTTCTGTAACTACTTCCTTTGAAAGACTCTTCAATTTCTTGTTCATCTACATTTACTTTTACCGTTTCTAAATCTTCAGAAAGCTCGTTAGTAAAAATGACTTGAACGTTATACATAACAGGGTACTCAACTTCAAACTTCCAAGAATAAGAATTGCCATCTTTTACAGCGTCCGTTTTATTAAGCAATATCCATTTACTAGTTTGGTCGAATGACTCCTCAACGGGTTCACTAATTTGAAGCGTTTCTGATGCTTTTTTACATGAGTTCAAACCAAATAAAAACATGATACAAACATAGATAACCCCTTTTTTAAATTTTTTCATAAATATTATAATTGATAAATAATTCTAAAATGTTATATTAATTACGCCCTCTAAAAGTCTTTAAAAAAACTTATTTATAACTCCAGAAGGGAATTCCCTGTTCTTTTAATTGATTTTTATAGCGGGTTCTTCCTCTAGTTCTTGGTTTAATTCATCTTCAGTATTTTGACAAGAACAAAAAAACACTAATACTCCTAACACTAATAAAATCGAGTGTTTTTTTATCATAATTAATGATGTTTGTCTTCTAATGTTCAATAGTTACTTTTCACTTTATGTTATTACTTTATATGGACACTCAAGTCTTTTCAAAAAGGGCTTTATTATGTTTTCTATTCAAAAACTAACTAATTACTTCCACTGTAATTTGGCTTTTTTATTTTTAATATCTAGCCATACATCAACATGTTCAAAAGCTCTAGTATAGACGTATCCCTCTTTTTTGGCCGCTCCCCTAGGTGCTCCTAATTTTTTCTCATATTGCGGAAATGTTTTTAACCATACTCCAGAAGCTTTACTGTTATAGCCATCATGTGGATAGACGTAACTATATTTCTCAGCACAAACTAAAAAAATGGCAAGTAAATAATCTATACGCTCATTCAAGTTCTCACTAGAATCTAAAGATTCCCTAACGTCATCCATTCCAACTTGAGCGCCATCAAGAGCCTCCCCTATTCCTAAAGACATGGCTATTACTTTTCCTTCTCTAGCGGTTTTTTGAACCGCCTCAATACCCTTAGCCAAATACTCCTCATAAGTCATACCAAAGTTTTCATGTTCAAAGCCTTCAATATAAGATCCACTAAAAAATTTTAAGTATTCCCTACCTACATCTTCAAATTCTGGTCGTACTCTTAATATATTAGCTATTAACAAATTATCTTTTCCTAATCTTGAATTTAACTGCTCCATCATAGTTAAGTAGCCAGACTCTATCACCTTTTGTTTTTCTACTCCAACTCGACTGTTAAAGAACCCAGGAACCAATACTTTAATATTTGCATCCATAAACAAACCATCAATAACAGGGTTACTAGTGACCTTAGTTACGTGGTCTAACCAATATGAACGCACATATTCTTGTGAAAGATCAAAAAAACCAGTTCTACCATTTGGCATTAAAGCTTTCTTTCCTGCATCATTAACTAACAGAGCTTCTGGGTGTTTTTTTAAGAACAACTCATCTTCTTTATAGGAACCCCAATTGATCACAACATTTTTATAATACAATATCTTAGTAGTTGGGCTAATTTTTTTAACTGCCATTGCAGCTTCAATAGTACCTGCTTCAGAAGCCCCATAGGCTTGACTTCCTGTTGTTTTCTCAAAAGTAACCAACGGGTGCTTGGCTAAGTATTTAATCTCCTTTTTTGTAAATGCTGTGTTTTTACGCACGTGCATATATAATGGCATTTTATCCCAAGAAAACTCTGGAAGGTTCTCATTCAACCTTATGTTTTGAGACCTGATAGGTGCGACAAAAATAAATGTTATTATAAAAAAAAAGATAGTATTATATTTCATAAATGAATTATTGTACTGTTATTTTAAATCCTATAGCAGGTTGTATAGGTGCATTTTTAGGACATTTTATTTTTAATCCTTCCACAGATTGTGTCCAAGTTATTTTCTCATCACTTCCAAGCAATTCTATGTTCTTTATTTCTTTAAGCAAATTACCTTTACTCTTTAATGTTTCAATTAAAATATCCTCGGTTGGTCTTGCTAGAACAAAAGCGTAAATATTTTCGTTCTTGGTAGTGAATCGAATATCTTTAGATAAGTATTCTTTTAAATTCTCTCCGGTTCTCCTAGTTACAATTTCCAATGGTCCTTCACCATTTACTTCCCAAGGCCTCGTGCCATATATACCTTCGCCATTAATTTTAATCCAATCCCCAAAAGCACGCAACATTTTAGCTTGAGTATCTGGTAATGTCCCATCCCCCTTAAGGGCTACATTAATCATCACTACTCCATTTTTACTTATAGCGTCCACTGCATTGCCAATTAATACAGGAATACTCATTCTAGTTTTAGCTTGTTTTCTATAAAACCAATTCCCAGAAAGATCTGTAGCCCACATCCAAGGATGATCTTGTGTTTGGCCAAACATCCCGCGTTCTAAATTATAGGTAAATGCCGCTTTGTCCATTTTAGAATTCTTAAATGATAATACCGTGGTTTGCTTTCCATTATTTTCAGATAAATCCTTGTTAAGGAAATCAGAAAAAAGTTTAACACCCAAACCTTTTCCTGTTTTTATTGATGGATAAGGTGAATCGTTATTAAACATATCAGGACTATATTTTTCTATTAAATCCCAACATCTTTTATACCAATGTTCATTCCAACTTTCTTGACTTGAATATTTTTTAGGATCATAATCCATATTAAATAACGCCCACTCTGGTGTGTTTGGTTTTTGATATTTACGTGCTGTGTTAAAAAATCGTGGTGACCAATACAAGTGTGTGGATACCCCAAACTTTAAATCATATTTATAAGCGGCATCTTTCCATTCTTGGATAACATCTCGTTTTGGTCCCATTTTTACTGAATTCCATGCAAAGAATGAATCATACATATCAAAATTATCATGATGCGTAGCTACTGGCATAATAAAACGTGCCCCACAATCTTTAAAGAATTTTACCAGTGCTTCTGGCTTCCAATTTTCAGCTTTAAAATCTTGAATAAATTTTTCATAGCCAAAATTTTCTGGAGTACCATATGTTTTGGTATGCCAATCAGATAAGGTTTGTGTCATATTTAGCTGAACACCTTTTTCCCCTTCATTTGGACCGTACATTCTTCTTCCGTAATGAGAACCATCATTCGGTCGGTTTTCATCAATTGCAGATGGCACACCCCAATGCATCCAAACTCCAATTTTACCATCTTGAAACCATTCTGGAACTTGATAGTTTTGAGCCATCGATTCCCAATTGGCCTCAATTTTATTATACCCAATTGAAGCTTGTTCTTTTTGACTAAAACAAATAAATGTTGGAACAAATAAAAAACCAAATATTAAGAGTTTAAATTTGAACATATGACATAAGTATTATTTATAATGTAAACTTAACATCAAACAACAGAAACCCTTTTCTCTTATTAATCAAAAACATGCTCTAATTGACCAAAACAAAAAATAAAGTCTTCTATTATTAAAAAAAACACCATAAAGTTCTAATGTTTTTTTTTATTATAAGCTAAGTTAATAGAAATCGAATTCTGCCGAAAAGAATGAAATAATTAAAAAGCACAAACATACAAATAGCAGGCTTTTTTGTTCCATTTGACTAAAATGAGCAAAGATTTGGTTGATTAAAGAAAAGCTTTATCTTAATCTGCATATAGTTTTGTTCTAACTAATTATAACTAAATTAAAATATGAAAAAATTACTAAGTATTTTTCTTATTACGTTAACATTTCAGGCTTTCTCACAAGAGAAAAGTATTTCTGGAAGCGTAAAAGATGAAGCAGGAATGCCCTTATTAGGTGTTACCGTATTAATTAAAGGTGTCGCTAAAGGCACTGTAACAGATTTTGATGGTGATTACAACTTAAGATCCAAAACTGGTGATGTTTTGATCTTTTCCTATTTAGGTACAGATACAAAAGAAATAACTGTAGGAGATCAAAATATTATTAATGTTGTACTTATAAAAGCAGACCAAACACTTGATGAAGTGGTGGTTGTAGGTTATGGTACTGTTAAAAAAAGTGATTTAACGGGGTCTGTTTCCTCTATAAAAGCAGAAGAAATTACAAAAACTGGAGCTATTGGTATTGAACAAGCATTAGCCGGTAGAGCAGCAGGTGTAGTTGTAAATCAAGCTTCAGGTGCTCCAGGTTCAGGGGCTTCTGTTAGGATAAGAGGGATTAGTTCTTTAAGTGGTAGTGACCCTTTGTATGTTATTGATGGAATTCCAATGGAAAATGAATCAGCATCAGGTTTGGGCTCAACTGATTTAGAGAGTGCTTCAATTAGTCCTTTGTCAATGATAAATCCTTCGGATATTCAATCTATAGAGATTCTTAAAGATGCATCTTCAACTGCTATTTATGGATCTAGAGGTGCTAATGGAGTGATTTTAATTACAACTAAAACAGGAGTATCAGGAAAAGGAGTGATTACTGTAGATCACGATTATTCTCTTATGGAGGTGTCTAATTATATTAATTTATTAGATGCTAATGATTACACATTATTATCTTATGAAGCAGATATAAATGCAGGAAGAGTTAATTTAAATACTCTTGCTAGATTAGATTCGGCTCGTGCAGGACAGTTAGAAACAACAGATTGGCAAAAGGAAATTATGCAAACTGCAACTTCATCTAACACAAATATTGGTTTTAGTGGAGGGAATAAAGATTTAAAATACTTAATTTCTACTAATATCTTGGATAGTAAAGGAATTGTTGAAAAAACAGATTATAACCGTATTTCAAATAGAGTAAATTTAACTGCAAATATTTCAGATAAAGTTAAAGTAGTTACTACACTTAATTATTCGCATGTAACGTCTAACCAAAGATCTATTAGTACAGGTGTTACGGGTAGTAATAACCAGCAAGGAGCTGTGAGTGCCGTTATTAGAGCGCTTAGGTCAGCTCCAACTCTTAATATAAATGCAGAAGATGATGAAGATGGTTTTGATTTGTTTAGTCCTGTAATAGCACTTGAGGCAAATGAATTTAATAATTTGTTGACTCAGTTTAGAGGGAATATAAGTTTACAGTACAAACTTTCGAAAAAGTGGTCTCTAAAAACAGATTTGTCACATCAGAATAGAAACACGGCTCAACGTTATTATCAATATGATATTTTGCCCGAAGCCTATTCTTCAGGAGGAATAGCGAGAACTAGAGATTCAAGATACACAAGATCGACAATTACCAATACAATAAATTACCGAGAAAGAATAGGGAAACATGTTATTAGCGCTCTTATTGGGCAATCATTAGAGACTTCAGAAAGTGAGGCTATATCAATATCAAATGCTGGTTTTGCAAATGATTTATTAACGTATTACGCTCCAAATACTGCCACATTTTACGATCCCGATCAATTTTCTTATACAAAAAATAATTTATCATCTTGGTTTGGTCGACTAAATTATAACTATCAAGGGAAATACCTGTTAACTTTAACAGGTAGATATGAAGGATCTTCTAAATTTGCAGCAAATAATAAATGGGGTTTTTTCCCTGCAGCAGCTATAGCCTATAATCTTTCTAAAGAAAATTTCATAAAAGATATTAGTGCTATTTCTGAATTAAAATTACGTGCAAGTTATGGGCTTTCAGGAAATCAGGTAATACCAGCATATGGATCTTTAGATCAGTATGCTGCAGGTCAAACAGGGTTTGATGAGACATTGACTACTTATTTTGCAGCAAATCAATTACCTAATGACGATTTAACATGGGAGACAACAGCTCAATTAGATTTAGGACTTGATTTTGGTATTTTTAATAATAAGTTCACAGGAAGTGTAGATTATTATCAAAAAGTAACAGATGATTTGTTGTTTAATACCAATCCTATTCCTATTCAATCTGGTTTTCAGACCTATACAGAAAATTTTGGAAGCCTAGAAACAAAAGGTTTTGAAATGAATATAAATGCGCATGTTATTACTAAAAAAGATTTTTTATGGACTATTGGAGCTAATTATGCTACAGGGAAGTCTGTGGTAACAGATCTGGCATCAGATTATGTACAAAGTGGTTGGAATCCTGGGTTTATTTCGGGAGGAAGTCAAAGACTAATTATAGGGGAAGAAGTAGGAGCTTTTTATGGGTATAAAACTGAAGGAATAGCTCAGTTTGATGATTTTGTAGAGTTTCAAGGTTTAACAAGTGAAGAACAAATCAACTTATACAATTCAAACCCTTCAAAAGGAGATTATACTTTTGTTGAAGATTATGATGGCGGGGTTCCTCAGAATACTGAATCTCATAGACCTGGTCAACAATTATATGACGATCTTGATGGAGATGGATCTTTTACAGAAGCAGATAGACAAATTATTGGTAGAGCACAGCCCAATATTACTTTTGGACTGAATAATAATTTTAAAATAGGGGATGTAGATGTTTCCTTCTTTATAGATTCTCAATTAGGAAGAGATGTAACAGCAATTCAGAATACGTATTTGCTATCTTTTGATGGTCGACAAGGTTTGGATACCAGATTAGAAAGATGGACTCCAGAAAATCCTAGTACAATCTATCCTAGATTAAATGCTGATACTGGAGAGACTATTTATAGTGACAGATTTGTAGAAGATGCTTCTTTTGTTAGATTACAAAATTTTACGATTGGATACACGTTTCCTAAAAGTGTTGTAGACAATATGAATATTAGTAACCTAAGATTCTACCTTTCAGGGTCTAACCTTTATACCTGGACAAAATATACAGGATACAATCCAGATGTTTCTCTTAATGGGTCAAGTACTAGGGCTATTGGTCATGATAATGGAGGGTATCCTTTAGCAAGAACAATAAGACTTGGATTAAAATTAAAATTTTAGAAATAATTTATAAAATAAATAATTTATGAAAACTAATATAAAGCATTTAATGAAATTACTGCTTATCTCAATAATGTTGAGTTCTTGTAGTGATTTTTTAGAAGAAGTACCACCAACATTTATATCAACTCCAAATTATTACCAAACAGCAGGGGATGCGAGAACAGCTGTTGATGGAATATATGAAAGAATGCGTGTCGTTTATTCAAGATGGTGGATGGGAATAGATATGTATACAGACGATCTTGTAAGTAGAACTGCTGGAAGTTCGAATTTTAATATGATGGCACTTCACACGACCTTTCCTTCAGCAGGATTGTTTGAAAGCACTGATGTTTACAGTGCTTGGTGGGAAGGTATCGGAAGGGCTAATAATGTGATAGCTAATGTACCCGCTATTGATATGGATGAGGCAGAAAAAAATTTAATTATTGGAGAGGCAAGAGCTCTAAGGGCGTTTTATTATTACAACCTAGTAAGAGCTTTTGGTGATGTGCCTATGGTTAACACTGCAGTTTTAACAGAAGCAGATTTTATGAAGCCTAGAGCAGCTGTGGATGATATTTATAATGAAATTATTATACCTGATCTTTTATTTGCGGGTGAACATTGTAGTGATGGACTTCATGATGGACATATTACAAAATGGACAGCTAAGTTAATTTTATCAGAAGTGTATTTAACAAGAGCAGGAATGAGACGAACCTCTCAAGGTGTTTTTGTACAAGGAGATGCTAGTAATTATGCTTTAGCAAGTGAAATGGCTAAAGATGTTGTTGACAATGCTCCCAATTCATTAAATATAGTTGCTTCATTATCAGCTGTTGCTTATGGAAC
The window above is part of the Algibacter sp. L3A6 genome. Proteins encoded here:
- a CDS encoding alpha-L-fucosidase, giving the protein MFKFKLLIFGFLFVPTFICFSQKEQASIGYNKIEANWESMAQNYQVPEWFQDGKIGVWMHWGVPSAIDENRPNDGSHYGRRMYGPNEGEKGVQLNMTQTLSDWHTKTYGTPENFGYEKFIQDFKAENWKPEALVKFFKDCGARFIMPVATHHDNFDMYDSFFAWNSVKMGPKRDVIQEWKDAAYKYDLKFGVSTHLYWSPRFFNTARKYQKPNTPEWALFNMDYDPKKYSSQESWNEHWYKRCWDLIEKYSPDMFNNDSPYPSIKTGKGLGVKLFSDFLNKDLSENNGKQTTVLSFKNSKMDKAAFTYNLERGMFGQTQDHPWMWATDLSGNWFYRKQAKTRMSIPVLIGNAVDAISKNGVVMINVALKGDGTLPDTQAKMLRAFGDWIKINGEGIYGTRPWEVNGEGPLEIVTRRTGENLKEYLSKDIRFTTKNENIYAFVLARPTEDILIETLKSKGNLLKEIKNIELLGSDEKITWTQSVEGLKIKCPKNAPIQPAIGFKITVQ
- a CDS encoding alpha-L-fucosidase; the encoded protein is MKKFKKGVIYVCIMFLFGLNSCKKASETLQISEPVEESFDQTSKWILLNKTDAVKDGNSYSWKFEVEYPVMYNVQVIFTNELSEDLETVKVNVDEQEIEESFKGSSYRTYKNELVSEFKKTIKFSKKGKYILTIETPADFEQIRIVPNFRNPIGTGKHHNKWLKMHQTPEKQEALDWFKEAKFGMFIHWGLYSQAGGVWKGTRINAAPYPGPKVAEWLMYAFRIPRDEYATLAKTFNPDKSFAQNIAKLAKDAGMKYVVITSKHHDGFALFDSKSSDYDMVDATPYKADAVKELYEACLNEGIDFGVYYSHGNDWNDGTDGNYSNVKKINDSLGVFTHPSGKNLWDPSPNTHAEYYESKAYPQIKELLGLLPKLKLIWFDGEGFTTEEQSFKFYKLVYDTNPNVLVNRRVGWEFGDYLDAGDNKIPSADETLDKYWETCGTTNNSWGYKSYDHDWKSAKELLYYFVDIMSKGGNYLLNIGPDGTGHVPETSANGLREMGEWIQINSEAVYGTSRWEIPNEGQEETLLDGTGHRAAKGFKKTFTSKDFWFTAKQNNVYAISLVAASNKILIRSLNNTKGAIKTVRILGSEKQVEWKQSDSGLEVNLDGIETNKNGFVVKAEFESKPF
- a CDS encoding putative glycoside hydrolase, with the translated sequence MNENLPEFSWDKMPLYMHVRKNTAFTKKEIKYLAKHPLVTFEKTTGSQAYGASEAGTIEAAMAVKKISPTTKILYYKNVVINWGSYKEDELFLKKHPEALLVNDAGKKALMPNGRTGFFDLSQEYVRSYWLDHVTKVTSNPVIDGLFMDANIKVLVPGFFNSRVGVEKQKVIESGYLTMMEQLNSRLGKDNLLIANILRVRPEFEDVGREYLKFFSGSYIEGFEHENFGMTYEEYLAKGIEAVQKTAREGKVIAMSLGIGEALDGAQVGMDDVRESLDSSENLNERIDYLLAIFLVCAEKYSYVYPHDGYNSKASGVWLKTFPQYEKKLGAPRGAAKKEGYVYTRAFEHVDVWLDIKNKKAKLQWK
- a CDS encoding SusC/RagA family TonB-linked outer membrane protein, producing the protein MKKLLSIFLITLTFQAFSQEKSISGSVKDEAGMPLLGVTVLIKGVAKGTVTDFDGDYNLRSKTGDVLIFSYLGTDTKEITVGDQNIINVVLIKADQTLDEVVVVGYGTVKKSDLTGSVSSIKAEEITKTGAIGIEQALAGRAAGVVVNQASGAPGSGASVRIRGISSLSGSDPLYVIDGIPMENESASGLGSTDLESASISPLSMINPSDIQSIEILKDASSTAIYGSRGANGVILITTKTGVSGKGVITVDHDYSLMEVSNYINLLDANDYTLLSYEADINAGRVNLNTLARLDSARAGQLETTDWQKEIMQTATSSNTNIGFSGGNKDLKYLISTNILDSKGIVEKTDYNRISNRVNLTANISDKVKVVTTLNYSHVTSNQRSISTGVTGSNNQQGAVSAVIRALRSAPTLNINAEDDEDGFDLFSPVIALEANEFNNLLTQFRGNISLQYKLSKKWSLKTDLSHQNRNTAQRYYQYDILPEAYSSGGIARTRDSRYTRSTITNTINYRERIGKHVISALIGQSLETSESEAISISNAGFANDLLTYYAPNTATFYDPDQFSYTKNNLSSWFGRLNYNYQGKYLLTLTGRYEGSSKFAANNKWGFFPAAAIAYNLSKENFIKDISAISELKLRASYGLSGNQVIPAYGSLDQYAAGQTGFDETLTTYFAANQLPNDDLTWETTAQLDLGLDFGIFNNKFTGSVDYYQKVTDDLLFNTNPIPIQSGFQTYTENFGSLETKGFEMNINAHVITKKDFLWTIGANYATGKSVVTDLASDYVQSGWNPGFISGGSQRLIIGEEVGAFYGYKTEGIAQFDDFVEFQGLTSEEQINLYNSNPSKGDYTFVEDYDGGVPQNTESHRPGQQLYDDLDGDGSFTEADRQIIGRAQPNITFGLNNNFKIGDVDVSFFIDSQLGRDVTAIQNTYLLSFDGRQGLDTRLERWTPENPSTIYPRLNADTGETIYSDRFVEDASFVRLQNFTIGYTFPKSVVDNMNISNLRFYLSGSNLYTWTKYTGYNPDVSLNGSSTRAIGHDNGGYPLARTIRLGLKLKF